The Vitis vinifera cultivar Pinot Noir 40024 chromosome 3, ASM3070453v1 region AAGATCGTGcttcttaaaagtgtttttaacttttttaaaacttgaaagttaaaattttcaaatattagaaagattaaaaacactttataagaTCATTGTTAAAAACAttcttaatttgattaaaaatcgTTTCAATTTGACCATCACTTGATACAGCCATGTTGAGTATTTACATTAAGTTGGATTCAAAGCCGGAGATTTACCTGTTGTTAACTTCAGGATCTCGTGGAATTAATCGAAATGCGCATAAATTGGCCCAGACATCCatggttataaaaaataaaaaaaataagacttCACACTGAAAGCTGCTGCAAAAGGGACCCCATCTATCATTTTCCTCCATGAATAGAAAACATGATGGAAttcacaagaaagaaaaacaaggtCTAGTTCAGGCTTCAGAAAAGTGctctgaatttatttttaatttccttttccaaCTTTAGCTCCACATAGGCAATATCTAAATCATGTCCTTACATAATCAAGATGCATTGACTACTTGACCAATGCTATATAATCTCTATTTTTTGTATCCCTGTACCTACACACCCATGAATCATGATTGATAAGAAGCAATATCTCAGCTTGTGGAAAACAGTTGAGAGGACATATCCAGGGAGACCAGCTCATGTAATTCAAAGCCTCATCGTCTACCATCACCCAACCAAGAATATAACACAAAGATAGATGAGAAGACCTTATTAGACTAGAGCTTGTATtccacaaaaatttcattttcacatTAGAACAGTATTCTTCTTTCTTAAACATCAAGCGAAGCTGCCAAGGATGACTCAGATAAGGAAAACCGAATTCGAAGAAATGTATATGTTCTTATGCTCAAATGCAAATGCAGTGTTATGGATAGAGGAAAACGAATTAGAATTAAATTCTCTAGGCTTCTGATATTCAAAACCCCCACAAGTTGGCTGACATGTGATGACAACAACAATCTGAACTAGGAGTCTTCTCAATAGTTTATGAAGATCCATGTCACCAGTAGTCTCCACAAGAACATATTCCATCCTTGAAGTGATGGAAGCGATTAGAATCCCTCACTACAATCTCCCTCTGGGTAATCCTTGAGATGAATTTAGTTGCATTGTGGCAATCCCCACAAACCCTCAAGTTCTTGAAGATCCGGATAGGACTTTTAGGAGGGGTGCTAATGATTCCAAATGCAATAGCTAATCTCTCGCTATGACTAGTGAGGATATGCTCTTTTTCGTCCTCCTCGACATCCTGCAACACAAAGCTATAGTCTGGAATATAACCAAGGCTCTTCATTTTGGCAGTCAAAACTCGCAACTCCTCATATATCTCCTTGCATTTCGGATGGGATTGGTTCCCAGTATAAAAGACATCAACCTTGCGGTTCACTTCAATTGTGCTCCAACCGGGAGTTTTCTTCAATCCCCTCTCTCTAGCCAGTGATCTCACTTTATCAACTCCCTCCCATTTCCCAACATTAGCATAAATATTTGACAACAGAACATAATATCCAACATTttttgaatcaacttcaaataAGCGATCTGAAGCGAATTTACCCAACTCAATATTCCCATGTATTCTACAAGCGCCAAGAAGGGCACCCCAGATGGAAGCATCAGGCTGTAAAGGCATGTCCTTTATAAAATCATATGCCATTTCTAGATAACCAGCTCGACCAAGCAAGTCTACCATGCACCCATAGTGCTTCAAACTAGGCTTAATTCCATACTCCTGCATCAGACGAAAGCACCATTTACCCTCCTCAACAAAACCCGAATGGCTACAAGCTGACAATAACGAGACAAATGTAACATGATCAGGCTTAACCCCCTCATCTAGCATTTCTCCAAATAGCTTTAGAGTTTTCTCAGCATGTCCATGAATTCCATGACAGGATATTATGGCATTCCAAGTGACAGAACTCTCTTGGGGCACTTGATAGAACAAGGACATTGCATCAACCAATCTTCCACATTTTCCATACACATCAATGAGGCAGGTAGCCACAAAAACATCCAAGTGGAGATTGGTCTTAATCACCCGCCCATGAATTTTCATTCCTTGTTGCAAGGCTCCAACATGCGCATAAGCTGGCAGAATGCTAACCCAAGTCCCTTGATTAGGTATGATCTCCTTGCACTCTTCCATCATTTTATATACTTCAATTGCCTCACTTGCAAGACCATTTTGAGCATAACCTGTTATCAAAGTGTTCCATGAAATCACATCTTTAACTGGGATTATCTCAAAAACTTTATGTGCAGAATCTAGAAGACCCAATTTTGCATACATGTCCACAACTGCATTTCCAATGACAACATCTTCCATAAGCCAACCCCTTCTCATGATGAATCCGTGAACAGATCTGCTATTTTTACAATCCCTAGACTGAGCAACAATAGAAGCTAAACTCACTAGTGTTAATAAATCAGGCTGAAATCCATTAAGTTGCATTTTGACAAAGAACCCATGTGCAGTGACTGGATCATCATTCTGCTCATAGGCAGCAATTATTGAGTTCCATGACACTACATCTGTTATAAACATTTGTTGAAAAGCTTTCCGTGCATCCTCCAAGTTACCAAATTTAGCATACATATTAATCAAGGCATTAGACACAAATAAGTCAAACTCTAACCCATGTTTTATGACATACAAATGGATTAGCATTGCAGTTGAAATGTCCCCCAATTGTGGACAGACAGGAAGAATGCTGACAACTGTAACAAAATTCATCTTTATTCCCTCCAATCTCATTTCATCTAAGACATCCAATGCCTGTGCAGCATTTCCATTTTGAATGAGCCCAGAAATCATGGCATTCCAAGAACCCATATCTCGAAACGGCATATCATCAAACAAGCTACGGGCAATACCTGTAAAACCAAACCGAGAATACATATGGATCAAGGAAGCAGCCACAAATACATTCCATTGGAAACCCAGTTTGAAAGCCCAGCAATGAATCTTCCTCCCATCAACTAGAGTTCCGCAAGCTTTCAACACTGGAGGAAAAGTGTAAAAATCAGGTCGAATTTCGGACACCAATAACAGCTGATAGAAACAGCCTATGGCTTCATGGAAATGGCCATTATGAACATAGGCAGATATCATTGAGTTCCAGGCATAGACATCCTTTTGTGGGATCTGATCAAAGGTGCAGCGAGACAAGGATACATCACCAAGGTTAGCGTAAAGATTGACAAGTCGGGTTGAGATAAAAATGCTTTGAACTTTCCCCGCCACCACAAGAAGGGCATGAAGGCACTTTGCAAAGGGGGTTTTGGTGCTGGagtcaaataaaaaattgaaatcaatctCTTCATTCTGGTTTCCAAGGCCATATGATGAGAACTGTGGAGAACTTCTGGCTGCAGAAAATAATTGGATAGGTCGTCTACGTGGTGGCAGAAATTTTGAAGTGTACCTACTTTTCAAGGTTGGCGCCAATCTGGATATCAAAACAAACGCTCATATCAGCAATGGAGTGCAAAATCCAGAACATACACTCATGTTTTAACAAGCACTTGAACACAAAATATCAAAACCAGtgattattcttaaaaatgaatgCATTCAGGGAACAAAAACACAACATTAACCTATCAAATTTTACACCCCAATTGGTTACTGATCAAAttcaggaaaataaaataaattgaagttCTGAATATTGAATTcttcattatttgaaataatgAGATTACAAAAACCACTCTACTAAACCTTACACgat contains the following coding sequences:
- the LOC100854677 gene encoding pentatricopeptide repeat-containing protein At4g33990 isoform X2 — encoded protein: MISAYVHNGHFHEAIGCFYQLLLVSEIRPDFYTFPPVLKACGTLVDGRKIHCWAFKLGFQWNVFVAASLIHMYSRFGFTGIARSLFDDMPFRDMGSWNAMISGLIQNGNAAQALDVLDEMRLEGIKMNFVTVVSILPVCPQLGDISTAMLIHLYVIKHGLEFDLFVSNALINMYAKFGNLEDARKAFQQMFITDVVSWNSIIAAYEQNDDPVTAHGFFVKMQLNGFQPDLLTLVSLASIVAQSRDCKNSRSVHGFIMRRGWLMEDVVIGNAVVDMYAKLGLLDSAHKVFEIIPVKDVISWNTLITGYAQNGLASEAIEVYKMMEECKEIIPNQGTWVSILPAYAHVGALQQGMKIHGRVIKTNLHLDVFVATCLIDVYGKCGRLVDAMSLFYQVPQESSVTWNAIISCHGIHGHAEKTLKLFGEMLDEGVKPDHVTFVSLLSACSHSGFVEEGKWCFRLMQEYGIKPSLKHYGCMVDLLGRAGYLEMAYDFIKDMPLQPDASIWGALLGACRIHGNIELGKFASDRLFEVDSKNVGYYVLLSNIYANVGKWEGVDKVRSLARERGLKKTPGWSTIEVNRKVDVFYTGNQSHPKCKEIYEELRVLTAKMKSLGYIPDYSFVLQDVEEDEKEHILTSHSERLAIAFGIISTPPKSPIRIFKNLRVCGDCHNATKFISRITQREIVVRDSNRFHHFKDGICSCGDYW
- the LOC100854677 gene encoding pentatricopeptide repeat-containing protein At4g33990 isoform X1 → MFRLAPTLKSRYTSKFLPPRRRPIQLFSAARSSPQFSSYGLGNQNEEIDFNFLFDSSTKTPFAKCLHALLVVAGKVQSIFISTRLVNLYANLGDVSLSRCTFDQIPQKDVYAWNSMISAYVHNGHFHEAIGCFYQLLLVSEIRPDFYTFPPVLKACGTLVDGRKIHCWAFKLGFQWNVFVAASLIHMYSRFGFTGIARSLFDDMPFRDMGSWNAMISGLIQNGNAAQALDVLDEMRLEGIKMNFVTVVSILPVCPQLGDISTAMLIHLYVIKHGLEFDLFVSNALINMYAKFGNLEDARKAFQQMFITDVVSWNSIIAAYEQNDDPVTAHGFFVKMQLNGFQPDLLTLVSLASIVAQSRDCKNSRSVHGFIMRRGWLMEDVVIGNAVVDMYAKLGLLDSAHKVFEIIPVKDVISWNTLITGYAQNGLASEAIEVYKMMEECKEIIPNQGTWVSILPAYAHVGALQQGMKIHGRVIKTNLHLDVFVATCLIDVYGKCGRLVDAMSLFYQVPQESSVTWNAIISCHGIHGHAEKTLKLFGEMLDEGVKPDHVTFVSLLSACSHSGFVEEGKWCFRLMQEYGIKPSLKHYGCMVDLLGRAGYLEMAYDFIKDMPLQPDASIWGALLGACRIHGNIELGKFASDRLFEVDSKNVGYYVLLSNIYANVGKWEGVDKVRSLARERGLKKTPGWSTIEVNRKVDVFYTGNQSHPKCKEIYEELRVLTAKMKSLGYIPDYSFVLQDVEEDEKEHILTSHSERLAIAFGIISTPPKSPIRIFKNLRVCGDCHNATKFISRITQREIVVRDSNRFHHFKDGICSCGDYW